Proteins found in one Gemmatimonadota bacterium genomic segment:
- the ftsZ gene encoding cell division protein FtsZ, which produces MVTFSIVDSDSQAKIRVVGVGGSGGNAINRMIVSGLQGVEFIAINTDEQDLKLSQAPNCIQIGRNITKGLGAGANPEIGAEAIEENRDEVAEALTGSDMVFVTAGMGGGTGTGAAPTVAEIAREVGALTVGIVSLPFRMEGMPRMRNAQAGIDSLKRSADTVIIIPNQRLLEISSEDTTLTEAFLIADDILLQATRGISDLITIPGEVNLDFNDVRTVMQAGGDALMGTAEASGENRAITAAEKALNSPLLDNVSVAGAQGVLVNISASSELKLFEMDKAVNLITDAVGHEANIIWGTVLDDNLGDEMRVTVIATGFNTDSPQKLNEPNIGISYSKFTPEPTVSTDIPAFIRKIESENTELDTEEEPEKKLEEKPEKKPEEKPKIDTISLNDLQYPTFLRRQKEG; this is translated from the coding sequence ATGGTAACTTTTTCTATTGTTGACTCCGATAGCCAGGCCAAAATCCGGGTCGTAGGCGTCGGGGGGTCAGGTGGTAATGCGATCAATCGCATGATTGTGTCGGGATTGCAGGGCGTTGAGTTTATCGCCATCAACACCGACGAACAAGATCTCAAACTTTCACAGGCGCCTAATTGCATTCAAATTGGGCGCAATATCACAAAGGGATTGGGCGCAGGTGCCAATCCCGAAATTGGCGCAGAGGCCATTGAAGAAAATCGCGACGAGGTCGCCGAAGCATTGACCGGATCCGATATGGTTTTTGTGACCGCTGGCATGGGTGGCGGCACGGGCACGGGTGCAGCGCCCACCGTCGCTGAAATTGCCCGTGAGGTAGGCGCGCTCACTGTAGGCATTGTGAGTCTGCCTTTTAGAATGGAAGGCATGCCGCGCATGCGCAATGCTCAAGCGGGTATTGATTCCTTGAAAAGATCTGCGGATACAGTGATTATTATTCCCAATCAGCGGCTTTTGGAAATCAGTTCAGAAGACACAACGCTGACAGAGGCATTTCTCATCGCCGATGATATTTTATTGCAGGCCACGCGGGGTATTTCCGATTTGATCACCATACCCGGCGAGGTGAATCTCGACTTTAATGACGTGCGTACGGTGATGCAAGCCGGCGGCGATGCGCTGATGGGTACAGCCGAAGCTTCTGGCGAAAATCGAGCGATTACAGCAGCTGAAAAAGCATTGAATAGCCCATTGCTCGACAATGTATCTGTTGCAGGCGCTCAGGGAGTGCTGGTGAATATTTCAGCCAGCAGTGAACTGAAGCTGTTTGAAATGGATAAAGCTGTGAATCTCATAACCGATGCCGTGGGTCACGAAGCCAATATTATATGGGGTACGGTGCTCGATGATAACCTCGGGGACGAAATGCGCGTCACAGTTATTGCCACGGGCTTTAATACCGACTCACCGCAGAAGCTCAATGAGCCCAATATAGGCATTTCTTACTCGAAGTTCACACCCGAGCCTACTGTTAGCACAGATATTCCAGCCTTTATACGCAAAATTGAATCTGAGAATACTGAGCTTGATACAGAGGAAGAACCCGAGAAAAAACTCGAGGAAAAACCCGAGAAAAAACCCGAAGAAAAACCCAAAATCGACACCATATCCCTAAACGATCTACAATATCCCACATTTCTTCGCAGACAAAAGGAAGGATAA
- a CDS encoding DMT family transporter produces the protein MRRKTQDVSSPLRLPQKQAYLYAISAVFLWSTAATAFKLSLRVLDPIQLLFYAVLASSIVLGLIIVAQGKWSAVFLCTRRQYLQSLGLGLLNPCAYYLVLLRAYDLLPAQEAQPLNYTWAIALALLSIPLLKQKLTLWDVIGGTVSYAGVFVISTRGDIMGFRFSNPQGVGLALFSSFLWALYWIFNKRDTRDPVVGMFLNFVFALPFVLTICITFSDMRINIQGLGGAIYVGLFEMGITFVLWLSAMKLTDHTARIGNLIFLSPFLSLVFIHFLVGEDIFPSTYVGLTLIIAGLIVQQKKPYTVT, from the coding sequence GTGAGACGTAAGACGCAAGACGTAAGCTCCCCCTTGCGTCTCCCCCAAAAACAGGCATATCTTTACGCAATTTCTGCCGTCTTTCTGTGGTCAACGGCGGCCACTGCATTTAAATTATCTCTACGCGTTTTAGATCCCATTCAACTTTTGTTCTACGCCGTCCTTGCGTCGTCCATTGTTCTGGGCCTGATTATAGTGGCTCAGGGCAAATGGTCGGCGGTTTTTTTGTGTACGCGACGGCAGTATTTGCAATCCCTCGGATTGGGGTTGCTCAATCCATGTGCCTACTATCTGGTATTGCTGCGTGCTTACGACCTGCTGCCTGCGCAAGAAGCACAACCTCTGAATTACACCTGGGCAATAGCACTGGCCCTGTTGTCCATTCCCCTTTTGAAACAAAAATTGACCCTGTGGGATGTAATCGGCGGAACAGTGAGCTATGCCGGGGTATTTGTGATTTCTACCCGGGGCGATATAATGGGATTTAGATTTTCCAATCCCCAGGGAGTGGGACTGGCTCTTTTCAGCAGCTTTTTGTGGGCACTGTACTGGATCTTCAACAAACGGGATACGCGAGACCCGGTTGTGGGAATGTTTTTGAATTTTGTTTTTGCATTGCCTTTTGTGCTGACAATCTGCATCACATTTTCAGATATGCGGATCAATATACAGGGATTAGGTGGCGCTATTTACGTCGGATTATTTGAAATGGGCATCACATTTGTCCTGTGGTTGTCGGCGATGAAGCTTACTGATCACACGGCGAGAATCGGAAATTTGATCTTTTTATCTCCATTCTTATCTCTTGTCTTTATCCACTTTTTGGTGGGAGAAGACATATTTCCCTCCACTTATGTCGGACTGACGTTGATCATCGCGGGCTTGATTGTACAACAAAAAAAGCCCTATACCGTTACCTGA
- a CDS encoding sulfatase-like hydrolase/transferase, producing MPERPNILILHSDEHSFRFLSARSRERGGEPCHTPTLDGLIAQGVNFDAAYCQMPLCTPSRISMLTGRHAHRCGAWTNGSILDPDLPTFGSHFQANGYETAVVGKTHLGGSLQHAGFGARPYGDFGGPCSHQPDPLHKTGDGLRTRTVDAGISEVPESLLQENMIARESLAWLREHRHANPDKPWLVYTSFSRPHFPLTAPKRFFDRYYPEGVTPPWVRRTGDSADHPMTVGAIRGFRTEEIAEDEMMKARAAYFAAVDFLDEILGDFLALLNRDGFLDNTVIIYTSDHGELVGEHGIWWKNTWHEAAAHVPFIFSLPEHRNGSLNTREIRTPVSLADLFPTLCGLAGLNCPEGVDGVDLTDVLKGETSSALNDRAGVITESPNPRWGKGTEFRMIRSRQYKYIAFRDCEDLAFDMETDPDEQRNLLKHDPDNADLKALREAVLDGFDFDEVGALREKQTAELRAKYPARVKMHTPNQILRGDGKLVEVDTPLYASKVISDDPSRDFDDYPAR from the coding sequence ATGCCTGAACGTCCGAATATCCTGATTTTGCACAGTGACGAACACAGTTTTCGCTTTTTGTCGGCACGCAGCCGTGAGCGAGGTGGTGAACCCTGCCACACGCCCACATTGGATGGCTTAATCGCACAGGGCGTCAACTTTGACGCGGCCTATTGTCAGATGCCGCTGTGTACTCCGAGCCGTATTTCAATGCTAACTGGACGACACGCACATCGGTGTGGCGCGTGGACCAATGGGTCGATTTTAGATCCCGATTTGCCCACTTTTGGCAGTCATTTTCAGGCCAATGGGTATGAAACAGCGGTCGTGGGCAAAACGCATTTGGGCGGATCTTTGCAACACGCCGGATTTGGCGCGCGGCCCTATGGCGACTTCGGTGGTCCCTGTTCCCATCAGCCCGACCCATTGCACAAAACAGGAGATGGTTTGCGGACGCGCACAGTTGATGCGGGAATCAGCGAGGTACCCGAATCGCTCTTACAAGAAAATATGATCGCACGCGAATCGCTTGCGTGGCTGCGCGAACATCGCCATGCCAATCCCGACAAGCCGTGGCTGGTCTATACGTCATTTAGCCGCCCGCACTTCCCGCTAACTGCTCCGAAGCGATTTTTCGACCGCTATTATCCCGAAGGGGTAACGCCCCCCTGGGTGCGCCGCACCGGCGATAGTGCCGACCATCCGATGACAGTGGGCGCAATCAGGGGATTTCGGACCGAAGAAATCGCCGAAGATGAAATGATGAAAGCGCGCGCAGCTTATTTTGCAGCGGTCGATTTTCTGGACGAAATTCTGGGGGATTTTCTGGCCTTGCTCAACCGCGATGGATTTTTGGACAACACAGTCATTATATATACATCCGATCACGGAGAACTGGTGGGCGAACACGGAATATGGTGGAAAAATACATGGCACGAAGCCGCCGCCCACGTGCCTTTCATCTTTTCGCTTCCCGAACACCGCAACGGTAGCCTGAACACGCGAGAAATACGCACACCCGTAAGCCTTGCGGACCTCTTCCCCACACTTTGTGGATTGGCGGGTCTAAATTGTCCAGAAGGGGTAGATGGTGTGGATTTGACCGATGTTCTAAAAGGAGAAACGAGTTCCGCACTCAATGACCGCGCAGGCGTGATTACCGAATCGCCAAATCCCCGCTGGGGCAAAGGCACAGAGTTTCGGATGATTCGTTCCAGACAGTACAAGTATATCGCATTTCGAGACTGTGAAGATCTCGCCTTCGACATGGAAACCGATCCCGACGAGCAACGCAATTTGCTAAAACATGATCCCGACAATGCCGACTTAAAAGCATTGCGAGAAGCGGTACTGGATGGATTTGACTTTGACGAGGTGGGAGCCCTCCGCGAAAAGCAAACTGCTGAATTGCGCGCAAAATATCCAGCGCGGGTTAAAATGCACACCCCCAATCAAATTCTGCGAGGCGACGGCAAATTGGTCGAAGTCGATACACCTCTGTACGCGTCCAAAGTGATCAGCGACGATCCCTCACGAGACTTTGACGATTATCCTGCGCGGTAG